Genomic segment of Neofelis nebulosa isolate mNeoNeb1 chromosome 17, mNeoNeb1.pri, whole genome shotgun sequence:
GGTCAGGGGCTGGCCCAACCTAGAGCAGGGGGCATTCAGAGAAAGGGGGGTTGCGAGAGCCAAGGAGCAGAGAGGACGGGAAAAATTAGCGACTCTCTGGGTTGGAGCAGAGGAAAAGGGTGTCCGAAGTAGGAAGTAGAAGATCAGGActagggaagggggggggggggggggcaggacagATGAGACAACAGAGGAttggggacagggacagacacTGGGATGGACTCAGGGGGCCCAGATCCTAAGTTACAGACTCAAAAGGTCCCAGAGAGGATAGCAGAGAGGACCTGAGTCACCAGGCAAGACCGTAGGCAATGAGGAGGATCCAACACCAAGAGGAGCAAAGAAGGGGATGCCCCCACCCACCAAAAGAACTGACTCTGGGGAGTCCACAGACTCCAGGAGAGGAAGATGAGGTAAGAGGACACCCAAACTTCAGGATTGGAGCCCAGCAGGACAGAGCAATGTTGAAAGCCCAACAGGTGACAGAGGGTCCCAACTAGACAATGACAGACCCCAGCTGACCTTTGGGCTCTTCCTACCTGTTGATGCCTCCTCCCTTTGGCTGGCACGTCCCTTCCAATTCTGACCCCAGTCCTCTGTCTACCAGCAACTGCATACTAGGTGCCCCTCCCTGCAGGAGGGTGCTGCCTTGGTACCACTCCCTCCAGATCCCAGGTTCCCAAGGTACCCACCAGACCTGTTTGAccgcctgccctgcccccccccagaCAGGTCCCTCCAGCATGAACACCAAGCCTGACCTTGGCCGGATGTTGGGGGCGGCAGGTGAGGGATGGCAGACTGACAGGGCAGGGAGAGTCTGGCCTCGTGGGTGGGCAATAatccccccccaacaccccacaCCCCTGCAACCAAGCCTTCAACACCTCAGAAACCCACTTCCCAGCCACCCAGTACAATCAGAAGCCTAGTGTGGCAGTGGCTCTACAGGATGCCCAGGATTGGGTTGCAGTGTTGACCACCCAAAATGACTGGGGAGGCAGCCTGGAACCCCTGGGGGAACCTGGCCAGAACCAAGGAACCTCTGGAGTTCTGGGGTGGAAGGTGGGCAGACACCACAGTGGACTGGACAGAGCTGGCCCCATTCAAACAAGCAGACAGGGGGCTAGAAACGGTTGTGGCCTTGGATTCCTCTCCCTGGAGCTCCTTCCAGGGAACATGCCTCTCAGGATGGTGGGCAGCCACCCAGATATCATGGACAACCACCAAGCCCTTCCCCAGACTACAGTGACATCTCTGCCAGGACAACCCCACCCGTCTCATTTCCAACATCCACGGAACACTCCAGGTGGCCAGGCTTGCACCCCGGGGTGCCATGGTCCTGAGTCAGTGCTGCTTCCTGGACAGAATATTTCCCTGGTGATCCCAGGTCCCCACAGACCAAAACACATGCCAGAAGTGTGGGCAGCTCCTCAGGACACTGCCATCCCCACTCTAGTTCCTGGAGCCACACAAGGACAGACATTGGCACAGGTGGGTGAGGCTGCCCCAAGAGCAGACAGATTTATTGGAGCCATAGCCAGGAGATCAACGGTTGGACTTGGCCACACGTTCCAGCTCATCCTTCTTCTTGATAGCATAGGAATTGGAAGAGCCCTGCAAGGAAGTAGATGGTTAGTTTGGAATGTTGGaagagccttttctttttttttctttttctttaatatatgaaatttactgtcaaattggtttccgggAAGAGCCTTTTCTTGAACTGACCCCCACCCCAGTGTCCTCACTCACCTTGGCTGCATTGATGAGCTCATCTGCTAGGCACTCAGCAATGGTCTTGATGTTCCGGAAGGCGGCCTCACGGGCACCTGTGCACAGCAGCCAGATGGCCTAGGGAGCACAGGGGTCAGTTaagcctgggggcaggggtgcccCCAAAGCAGATAGGACCACTGTCCTCCAGTACTCTGTGATCCCAACAAATGTCAGTTACCATGTTGCCATCCACTGGCCCACTGAGTCAAGACACAGCAGGAGCCCACAGGCTGCCCAGGTGGCATGCTGCCTATCTGGGATCAGACCAAGGGCCACAAAAACAAGCATAGACACAAAAGCTCCTGATTACAGGAGATTTGAAACCCACCACCCCAGCGAAATGCAATGCAGTGTGTGCTCTTGACCTGGACCTCCGATTAAAAATGGACAGctactataggggcacctgggtggctcagctggataagcatctgacttcggctcacagttcatgaatacAAACCCCACAATGGGCTttctgctatcagcgcagagcccagcttgggatcctgtctccccttctctgctcctccccaactcgtgcatgtactctcataaaaacaaagaaacattaagacaggcacctgggtggctcagttgggtaagcgtccaacttcagctcaggctacgttgtcacagtttgtgaattagagccctgcatcaggctctctgatgtcagcacagagccagtttcCAACGCTCTGtacccctctctgccctcccccctccccccccccccagctctaaaataaacattagggtcacctgggtggctcaggcatccgactttggctcaggtcattcatTACCTCAGCTTGTGAGTTAAAGCTCCACAAAGGGCTCTGtattggcagctcagagcctggagcctgcttcagattctgtctcctctgtctgcactgccccctgctccccccacccctcccctgccgcTGACTTGTGcatgctctaaaataaacattaaaaaaaatttaaatacacgaacattaaaaaataaacatttaaaaaaataaagtaaacagaCAACTGTAAGGTATGCTAGGGACAGCTGCAGTGATGGGATGATCAGATAATTCTACCACTGTTAAACTCCTTGAGGCTGATGGTGGGGACAGAATATCCTTGTTCCTAGGAGACATCCACTGAAGTGTTAAGGGGAAAATGTTTGCAATGCCTGCAACTGATTCTCAAATGgtctgtgaaaaaatatatacccacACATGGTATGTAAAAATATACTCAAATGAAACTGTGCCTCAGGCAACTGTTGCTCAGGGAAGGGGCCAGAGCTAGAATCTGCCATCAGAGGGATGGAAAtgcaggaaggcttcctggaggaaaggCCACTTTGAGTAAAACACACAGGCAGGACAAACCTTCCCACTTGCCAATCTGCCCCAGGCAGAACCACACCGGAGCCCAGTGGTGTTCCCGTCAATCCATATGTGCCTAAAGCCCCAGGCCCACCTGATTCACACGGCGCAGGGGGGACACGTCGACAGCCTGACGTCTCACTGTTCCAGCTCGTCCAATGCGGGTTGAGTCCTCCCGGGGACCGCTGTTAATAATCGCATTCACCAAGACCTGCAGGGGGTTCTAAGAGAAGGCAGCCATGAACCTGACACCCAACCTACGTCCCTCCCCGGTGTCCTCACTCCTAAAACTTGGCAGACCCCGGCATGCTTGCCATGGGGTAGCTGTTGGCTTTATGGTGTACTAAGGGCACTCTCTGCCTCATCAGGCCTCAGAGCCCTACCTCACCAGTGAGCAGATGGATGATTTCGAAGGCATGCTTAACAATGCGCACGGTCATGAGCTTCTTGCCATTGTTACGGCCATGCATCATCATTGAGTTGGTGAGGCGTTCCACAATGGGGCACTGTGCCTTGCGGAAGCGCTTGGCCGCGTAGCGTCCTGCACTGTGGGGCAGGTACTTGGCATACTTCTCCTTCACAGCAATGTAATCCTAgggcagcagggagagaggatggagggaTCATGGTCAGGAGCAGGATGGCCAGGAACCAGAAGGACTGAGCACCACCTCTGGATAGCCCCCGTCCACCTGTGGGGGCTTGACTGTGAGGCCCGTGTGCCACAAAACAATAAATCCCCAAAAAGTAACTTTACCAAGTCACTAAAAAGAGTGTTTCCCTTATAATAGGAGGAAGGAAGATGAAAACCAAGATTACAGCTCatgatctcattaaaaaaaagtttttttttacatttattgatttttgagacagagcacaagtgggggaggggcagagagagaaggagacacagaatctgaagcaggctccaggctctgagctgacagcatagagcccaacgcggggcttgaactcacaaactgtgagatcatgacctgagccaaagtcagacacttaaccgactgagctatccaggtgcccctcatgatctcattttaaggtgctccttggggtgcctgggtgactcggtcggttaagcttctgatttcagctcaggtcatgatctcatggttcgtgagtttgagccccatgctgggctctgtgctgacagcttggagcctggagaccactttgaattctgtgtctccctctctctcagcccctgccccacttgcactctgtctctcccaaatataaaagtaaacattaaatagaGTGC
This window contains:
- the RPS5 gene encoding small ribosomal subunit protein uS7, giving the protein MTEWETAAPAVAETPDIKLFGKWSTDDVQINDISLQDYIAVKEKYAKYLPHSAGRYAAKRFRKAQCPIVERLTNSMMMHGRNNGKKLMTVRIVKHAFEIIHLLTGENPLQVLVNAIINSGPREDSTRIGRAGTVRRQAVDVSPLRRVNQAIWLLCTGAREAAFRNIKTIAECLADELINAAKGSSNSYAIKKKDELERVAKSNR